From one Methanobrevibacter woesei genomic stretch:
- a CDS encoding MarR family winged helix-turn-helix transcriptional regulator, with protein sequence MQWRGLKIQKEKIPLEKIPLTLFISIIYRQYLLFLNKCLEDEGIHAGQTPFILYLNYKKEANQEEMADCYKIDKGSVARSIRKLEELNLINKKTDENNRRKCVLSLTDSGEELAQKIKEINKIWDSHIFEKIDIDEMRVREVFNLISDVSIETYRELKEGGNNDN encoded by the coding sequence ATACAATGGAGAGGATTAAAAATTCAAAAAGAAAAGATACCACTTGAAAAAATTCCTCTTACACTATTTATTTCAATAATTTATAGACAGTATCTTTTATTCCTTAATAAATGTCTTGAAGATGAAGGCATACATGCAGGACAAACTCCTTTTATTTTATATTTAAATTATAAAAAAGAAGCAAATCAAGAAGAAATGGCCGACTGCTACAAAATTGACAAGGGGAGCGTGGCCAGGTCTATAAGAAAGTTAGAGGAATTAAACTTAATAAATAAAAAAACTGACGAAAATAATAGAAGAAAATGTGTATTATCATTAACTGATTCTGGAGAAGAATTAGCCCAGAAGATAAAAGAAATAAATAAAATATGGGATTCTCATATCTTTGAAAAAATTGATATTGATGAAATGAGAGTTAGAGAAGTCTTTAATTTAATATCCGACGTATCCATTGAAACTTACAGAGAACTAAAAGAAGGAGGTAACAATGACAACTGA
- a CDS encoding adhesin encodes MKQLIIFLLAILIIVPTIQDVSAETLFLTSDNLIDPETDYNILSSIANFIEEISNGDINVIVDSQAPGPGEGTRAITSSSDISVTLAAACAGNFLEEAEYSANSNKQIIFVNSGNFNLDHEDSLRRAWDDNYSNITFAGLNEPGKFLNDAGIDYIQPLQEYPDAESNGYLDRNDDEVNRYIAEQIVESVNSYSNSTEKNLNTDLIVRNTLAPSVMAAASQAFLNSDNNEMTGTYNSYTAPQLLYLTSSYLGSNGLSEPKDYEEPSSPLKYSLFVKDSYSIYDYMTMGDIVSEYMDINGKAPDYISYNGAYISYYDLQHNFAKLTENHTDPSSMDFEREYPFEKVNDSILVNLLPILLIIIAILFIILIIKRVKIRK; translated from the coding sequence ATGAAGCAATTAATTATATTTTTGTTAGCTATTTTAATAATAGTTCCAACAATCCAAGATGTTTCAGCAGAAACCTTATTTTTAACTTCGGATAATTTAATTGACCCTGAAACTGATTATAATATATTAAGCTCAATTGCAAATTTTATTGAAGAAATAAGCAATGGAGATATAAATGTAATTGTAGATAGTCAAGCTCCAGGACCTGGAGAAGGAACAAGAGCTATTACCAGTAGTAGTGATATCAGTGTCACATTGGCAGCGGCTTGTGCTGGAAACTTTTTAGAGGAAGCCGAATACTCTGCAAATTCAAATAAACAAATAATCTTTGTAAATAGTGGAAATTTTAATCTTGACCATGAAGATTCTCTAAGAAGAGCATGGGATGATAATTATTCCAACATCACATTTGCAGGATTAAATGAACCTGGAAAATTCTTAAATGATGCAGGAATAGATTATATACAACCTTTACAAGAATATCCTGATGCAGAATCAAATGGATATCTTGATAGAAATGATGATGAAGTAAATAGATATATTGCAGAGCAAATTGTTGAAAGTGTAAATAGTTATTCAAATAGTACAGAAAAAAACTTAAATACTGATTTGATTGTTAGAAACACATTAGCGCCAAGTGTAATGGCAGCTGCAAGTCAAGCATTTCTTAATTCAGACAATAATGAAATGACAGGTACATACAATTCTTATACCGCACCCCAACTATTATATTTAACAAGCTCTTACTTAGGTAGTAATGGTCTTTCTGAACCTAAGGATTATGAAGAACCAAGTTCTCCACTTAAATACTCTTTATTTGTCAAGGACAGCTATTCTATATATGATTACATGACAATGGGCGATATAGTTAGTGAATATATGGATATAAATGGCAAAGCTCCAGATTATATTTCATATAATGGTGCTTATATTAGTTATTATGATTTACAACACAATTTTGCAAAGTTAACTGAAAACCATACTGATCCAAGTAGCATGGATTTTGAAAGAGAATATCCATTTGAAAAAGTTAATGATTCAATTTTAGTTAATCTATTACCAATTTTACTTATCATTATAGCAATATTATTCATAATACTTATAATAAAAAGAGTAAAAATCAGAAAATAA
- a CDS encoding DUF11 domain-containing protein, with amino-acid sequence MFKFSKKVRNRYFINILFFTFLVLLASGFMPHVNAEELENNVTDNIDLSVEDNEVNSLMNSIVPNGNSFKDIQDAINRANDGDTVILNQKEYFGSGEQIYLNKQVNIHGDYNGQMPVLNALNLNGVLFIQEGGSNLKIDNCKFINGNNTLVGGAILIQGTNVTIDNCYFEANEARGGGAIYTEYPGSVYLGHGDYLKVYNSYFYRNNAHIAAGAVGIYGNNTEIKNCVFEENFVDNKYKERAGVYGGAIQIGMDEYYIVSSCVNCTFINNKATSPFKEYYSHGGACCVRDGITFDGCYFVGNLADQGGALTYHSAGNVLNCYFENNTASSLYGGALSTGFNIDNMILNINNCEFRGNTAPIGGAVHLIGEEVTLDSCEFYENVAASNGGAIFIEARSTFIKNSLIENNLANVNGGGVYIDSDSTTVSDNKFIGNEAIPSASKLNDGLGGAIFINGTNADIRNNIFNYNIARNGSAIYIGKLANEIKITGNNMSNNQAWVYLLPVYLSRDVIFTGESIRISSVIYGGNNIAEAFNFNVSNAIYNNADSSTIFINGVNPVNGANMDFLYQDSREHLIEIGIKVVYEDGAVITDFVDYSDIHGEISVDLSGLKAGKYTVYTIHNEDNFYKEIMNSTTFTVLPQNDLNVSKNSDLPQYEYKDVIKWTLTVNNSGPDVATNVMVTDVLPEGLIWISDNSNGAYNPETGVWTIGELGVGESITLTIISVANKTGNFTNVANVSGDEYDFNESNNEDNESVFVNPSADLEIIKEVSNANPNFGDKIIWTLTVINNGPDAANNVKVKDVLPKGLIFVSADGFGDYDPLTGLWNIGKLNVGQTVTLKILILVNKTGSIVNVAVVSGNESDNNESNNEDNKTINVNPSADLEVIKTVNTTNPNYGDEILWTLTVINNGPDSASNVKVIDVLPDEILWISDDGEGSYNDNIWNIGELAVGESVSLLIRTLVNGTGYIINIAEVSGNEYDCNLTNNKNNESINVSNAADLQIDKKVDNKNPLLGDIVKWEITAFNNGPNIATGVLVYDKLPSSLTFLSASSEDYNPHNGCWNVGTLIPGESRSIEIICKVNGLGELLNKVQIVGREYDYDLSNNNDSESVISDKLVDLVVNKEVNNINPNYHEYIKWTITVSNKGPNDATGVTVNDILPEGIIYISDNGEGRFSGNTWDVGNLISGDVKSLDIICYVNKTGHFVNVVIASGNEDDSNETNNQDSQEINVKPAADLSITKESSKLNYNVGDMVDFIVTIKNNGPDAANNIVVKDIADSLLDIVSYSSDKGSFSDDGKTWFINFLDNGDVATLKYKAIGKSAGSAGNKVNIISDVFDPNLNNNDDYIIINLIENAVNLNKLINNNSVDSNIVKTAFASQSNSNGDVLMKVTGSPIGSLYVLTLVFISFLGISNLKRK; translated from the coding sequence ATGTTTAAATTTTCTAAAAAAGTTAGAAATAGATATTTTATCAATATTTTATTTTTCACATTTTTAGTTCTGCTAGCTAGTGGATTCATGCCTCATGTTAATGCTGAAGAATTAGAAAATAATGTGACAGATAATATTGATTTATCAGTTGAAGATAATGAAGTAAATTCTCTAATGAATTCTATTGTTCCAAATGGAAATTCATTTAAAGATATTCAAGATGCAATTAATCGTGCTAATGATGGTGATACAGTAATTTTGAACCAGAAAGAGTATTTTGGTTCCGGTGAACAAATTTATTTAAATAAGCAAGTGAATATTCATGGTGATTATAATGGTCAGATGCCCGTTTTAAACGCTCTTAATTTAAATGGGGTGTTATTTATACAGGAGGGAGGTTCAAATTTAAAAATTGATAACTGTAAATTTATAAATGGTAACAATACATTGGTTGGTGGAGCTATTTTAATTCAAGGTACTAATGTTACAATTGATAACTGTTATTTTGAAGCCAATGAAGCCAGGGGTGGTGGAGCTATTTACACTGAATATCCGGGATCTGTATATTTGGGTCATGGGGACTATTTGAAAGTTTATAATTCTTATTTCTATAGAAATAATGCCCATATAGCTGCTGGTGCTGTGGGTATTTACGGTAATAATACAGAGATTAAAAATTGTGTTTTTGAAGAAAATTTCGTTGATAATAAATACAAAGAAAGAGCAGGTGTTTATGGAGGAGCTATTCAGATAGGTATGGATGAATATTATATTGTTTCCTCCTGTGTAAATTGTACATTTATTAATAATAAGGCAACCTCTCCATTTAAGGAATATTATTCTCATGGTGGAGCTTGTTGTGTTAGGGATGGAATAACTTTTGATGGATGTTATTTTGTAGGTAATCTTGCTGATCAAGGTGGTGCTTTGACTTATCATTCTGCGGGAAATGTATTAAACTGTTATTTTGAAAACAATACTGCAAGTTCTTTATATGGTGGTGCTTTAAGTACTGGTTTCAATATTGATAATATGATTTTAAATATTAACAATTGCGAATTCCGTGGAAACACTGCTCCAATTGGTGGTGCTGTTCATTTAATTGGTGAGGAAGTTACTTTAGATAGTTGTGAATTTTATGAAAATGTTGCTGCTTCAAATGGTGGTGCAATTTTTATTGAGGCAAGAAGTACTTTTATTAAAAATTCTTTAATTGAAAATAACCTTGCAAATGTTAATGGTGGTGGAGTTTATATAGATTCTGATAGTACAACAGTTTCAGATAATAAATTCATTGGAAATGAGGCTATTCCAAGCGCTTCTAAATTAAATGATGGTTTAGGTGGTGCTATTTTTATCAATGGAACAAATGCAGATATTAGAAACAATATATTTAATTATAATATAGCAAGAAATGGTAGTGCAATTTACATTGGTAAATTAGCTAATGAAATCAAAATTACTGGTAATAATATGTCTAATAATCAAGCTTGGGTTTATTTATTGCCAGTTTATCTTTCAAGAGATGTAATTTTTACTGGTGAATCTATAAGAATTTCTTCAGTAATTTATGGGGGAAATAATATAGCTGAAGCTTTTAATTTCAATGTTTCAAATGCTATTTACAATAATGCTGATTCTTCAACAATTTTTATTAATGGTGTAAATCCAGTTAATGGAGCAAATATGGATTTTTTATATCAGGATTCAAGGGAACACCTTATTGAAATAGGAATAAAAGTTGTTTATGAAGATGGGGCTGTTATAACAGATTTTGTAGATTATTCTGATATCCATGGTGAAATTTCAGTTGATTTGTCTGGTTTGAAAGCAGGAAAATACACTGTGTATACAATTCATAATGAAGATAATTTTTACAAAGAAATTATGAATAGTACTACTTTTACAGTACTTCCTCAAAATGATTTAAATGTTAGTAAAAATTCTGATTTGCCTCAATATGAGTATAAGGATGTAATTAAATGGACATTGACTGTTAATAATTCAGGTCCTGATGTTGCTACTAATGTTATGGTAACTGATGTACTTCCAGAAGGTCTTATTTGGATAAGTGATAATAGTAATGGAGCTTATAATCCTGAAACTGGTGTCTGGACAATTGGTGAGTTGGGTGTTGGTGAATCCATTACTTTAACAATTATTTCAGTAGCTAATAAAACTGGAAATTTTACTAATGTAGCTAATGTTTCTGGAGATGAGTACGATTTTAATGAATCTAATAATGAGGATAACGAAAGCGTTTTTGTTAATCCTTCTGCTGATTTAGAGATAATTAAAGAAGTAAGTAATGCTAATCCAAACTTTGGAGATAAAATAATCTGGACTTTGACTGTTATTAATAATGGTCCTGATGCTGCCAATAATGTTAAAGTTAAGGATGTGCTTCCAAAAGGATTAATTTTTGTTTCTGCTGATGGTTTTGGGGATTATGATCCTTTAACTGGTCTATGGAACATTGGAAAACTTAATGTGGGTCAGACTGTTACTTTAAAGATTTTAATTTTAGTTAATAAAACAGGATCTATTGTGAATGTTGCAGTAGTTTCAGGTAATGAGTCTGATAATAATGAATCTAATAATGAAGATAATAAAACAATTAATGTCAATCCTTCTGCTGATTTAGAGGTTATTAAAACAGTTAACACCACTAATCCTAATTACGGGGATGAGATTTTATGGACTTTGACTGTTATTAATAATGGTCCTGATAGTGCATCAAATGTTAAAGTAATAGATGTTTTGCCTGATGAAATCCTATGGATATCTGATGATGGTGAAGGTAGCTATAATGATAATATTTGGAATATCGGTGAGTTAGCTGTTGGTGAATCTGTATCTTTATTAATTAGGACATTAGTTAATGGTACTGGATATATTATAAATATTGCAGAGGTTTCAGGTAATGAATATGACTGTAATTTAACCAATAATAAAAATAATGAGTCAATTAATGTGTCTAATGCTGCCGACTTGCAAATTGATAAAAAAGTTGATAATAAGAATCCATTACTTGGAGATATTGTTAAATGGGAAATAACTGCATTTAATAATGGTCCAAACATAGCAACTGGTGTTCTTGTCTATGATAAGTTACCGAGTAGTCTGACTTTTCTTTCAGCATCATCAGAGGACTATAATCCGCATAATGGCTGTTGGAATGTTGGAACTTTAATTCCTGGTGAATCTAGAAGTATTGAAATTATATGTAAAGTTAATGGTTTAGGTGAGCTTTTAAATAAGGTTCAAATTGTTGGTAGGGAATATGATTATGATTTATCTAATAACAATGATTCAGAGTCAGTGATATCTGATAAACTTGTTGATTTGGTTGTTAATAAAGAAGTTAACAATATTAATCCAAATTATCATGAATATATTAAATGGACTATAACAGTCTCAAACAAGGGGCCTAATGATGCAACAGGTGTAACTGTTAATGATATTCTTCCTGAGGGAATTATTTATATTTCTGATAATGGGGAAGGTAGATTTAGTGGAAATACATGGGATGTTGGTAATTTAATTAGTGGAGATGTCAAATCTTTAGATATAATATGTTATGTTAATAAAACTGGCCATTTTGTTAATGTTGTAATAGCTAGTGGAAATGAGGATGACTCAAATGAAACTAATAATCAAGATTCACAAGAAATCAATGTAAAACCTGCTGCAGATTTATCAATTACAAAGGAATCATCTAAACTTAATTATAATGTTGGAGATATGGTTGATTTTATTGTAACAATTAAAAATAACGGTCCTGATGCTGCCAATAATATTGTTGTTAAAGATATTGCTGATTCATTATTGGATATTGTTTCATATAGTTCTGATAAGGGTTCTTTTTCAGATGATGGAAAAACTTGGTTCATTAACTTTTTAGATAATGGTGATGTTGCTACTTTGAAGTATAAAGCTATTGGAAAAAGTGCAGGGAGTGCTGGTAATAAAGTTAATATTATTTCAGATGTTTTTGATCCTAATTTAAATAATAATGATGATTATATTATTATTAATTTGATTGAAAATGCTGTTAATCTTAATAAACTTATAAATAATAATTCTGTTGATTCAAATATTGTTAAAACAGCATTTGCATCACAATCAAATAGTAATGGGGATGTTTTAATGAAAGTTACTGGCTCTCCTATTGGTAGTTTATATGTTTTAACTTTGGTTTTTATTTCATTTTTAGGAATATCTAATTTAAAAAGAAAATAA
- a CDS encoding ZPR1 zinc finger domain-containing protein: MTELNEMVIKCPACGVEKVAKSIMREIEIPHFGNVLETTIQCDNCGFKHNDIISLDQNEPAEYTLDIKKETLSVRIVRAQSATVSIPEVGIKVEPGPKSEGYVTNVEGILVRFKDATLKALNLFTDEKSTKNAKITLEKIENLINGEETATLIIEDPFGQSNIVSDDAKVSPIPEEKLRELKTGFTIIEENGE, encoded by the coding sequence ATGACTGAACTTAATGAAATGGTTATTAAATGTCCAGCATGTGGAGTTGAAAAGGTTGCAAAATCAATTATGAGAGAAATTGAAATTCCTCATTTTGGAAATGTTTTAGAAACTACAATACAATGCGACAATTGTGGATTTAAACATAATGACATAATCTCTTTAGACCAAAATGAACCTGCAGAATATACATTAGATATTAAAAAAGAAACTTTATCTGTTAGAATTGTCAGAGCACAATCTGCAACAGTATCTATACCTGAGGTAGGAATAAAAGTAGAACCTGGCCCAAAATCTGAAGGATATGTAACCAATGTTGAAGGAATATTAGTTAGATTCAAAGATGCAACATTAAAAGCATTAAACTTATTTACAGATGAAAAATCCACAAAAAACGCAAAAATAACTTTAGAAAAAATAGAGAATCTCATAAATGGAGAAGAAACAGCTACTTTAATTATTGAAGATCCATTTGGTCAAAGTAACATAGTTAGCGATGATGCTAAAGTTTCACCAATCCCTGAAGAGAAATTAAGAGAATTAAAAACAGGTTTTACAATAATAGAAGAAAATGGAGAATAA
- a CDS encoding 3H domain-containing protein — MRRPYVILIGSASGIGKSTIAAELAKKLNIKHLVESDFIREVVRGIIGSEYAPALHSSSYNAYKTLRDKNRYQSYDELISAGFEEHASFVIPAIEKVIYRAINDYDDIILEGVHLVPGLIDLEQFKEIANIYFFVLASDEESHKERFVKRAVQIHRGGKQLDYFTENRIIHDHLLKKAEDNEVPIIYTESIDSSLKKMLRTINKSCRTIKLKNSLDELEDIIDILIRKHNGSFEKISYIMDGFTDPLVRNVNINETKEAESFLNYLNTHPNKKEEMEKLYNLSKYREFLICASDIEELNLIEKELDDKGYLYKEI; from the coding sequence ATGAGAAGACCTTATGTTATTTTAATAGGTAGTGCTTCAGGGATTGGAAAATCAACAATAGCTGCTGAATTAGCTAAAAAATTAAATATAAAACACTTAGTTGAAAGTGATTTCATTAGAGAAGTTGTAAGAGGAATTATCGGGAGCGAATATGCTCCTGCACTCCATAGTTCATCCTATAATGCATATAAAACATTAAGAGACAAAAACAGATACCAAAGTTATGATGAATTAATATCCGCAGGTTTTGAGGAACATGCTTCTTTTGTGATTCCTGCTATTGAAAAAGTGATTTATAGGGCTATTAATGATTATGATGACATAATTCTTGAAGGAGTTCATTTAGTACCTGGATTAATCGATTTAGAGCAGTTTAAAGAAATTGCAAATATTTACTTCTTTGTTTTAGCATCTGATGAAGAATCACACAAAGAAAGATTCGTAAAAAGAGCAGTGCAAATACATAGAGGTGGAAAACAACTTGACTACTTTACTGAAAATAGAATAATTCACGACCACCTACTTAAAAAGGCAGAAGATAACGAGGTTCCAATAATTTATACAGAAAGCATTGACAGTAGCTTAAAAAAAATGCTTAGAACTATCAATAAAAGCTGTAGAACAATTAAACTAAAAAATAGTCTTGATGAACTCGAAGATATTATTGATATCCTTATAAGAAAACATAATGGCAGTTTTGAAAAAATATCCTACATAATGGATGGTTTTACTGATCCTCTTGTTAGAAATGTGAATATAAATGAAACTAAAGAAGCCGAAAGCTTCCTAAATTATTTAAATACACATCCTAACAAAAAAGAAGAAATGGAAAAATTATATAATCTTTCAAAATACAGAGAATTCTTAATATGTGCTTCAGATATTGAAGAATTAAATTTAATTGAAAAAGAATTAGATGACAAAGGATATCTATACAAGGAGATATAA
- a CDS encoding DUF1611 domain-containing protein has protein sequence MYSVDSVKELQDLNPYIVVGCGGGGEKFSNLEGIETVGFIDDDPRKQGTLFCGLKVSSSLEECLEEVSAKSIVIMLPIGAEGAALKYAVKAIDSGLNVVCSFRSLPVSENPSLSKFASAKNVQIKEIGPRLDVVEKIAGIAPERSCEVLPKISYTPKAPVIFVGGTSQECGKRTTTKALGIESAKRGLTPAIISTDEMGLEEPTDFNFRAGSLSAMDVPAAVLSAIKYVEEVKNPDIIFIEGQSSLTEKGNPHPRGLSAAILIGAAPDAVIIGHRPNHPYREPRGIVEEIRAIEAVEPTKVVGISINLKNAGLDMDECYFEHTYGLPVQDVYNNGASKLLDAIFDFLEEKE, from the coding sequence TTGTATTCAGTTGATTCAGTAAAAGAACTTCAAGATTTAAATCCATATATTGTTGTGGGTTGTGGTGGTGGAGGAGAAAAATTCTCCAACCTTGAAGGTATTGAAACAGTAGGATTTATTGATGATGATCCAAGAAAACAAGGAACTTTATTTTGCGGATTAAAAGTTTCTTCAAGTTTAGAAGAATGTTTAGAGGAAGTTTCTGCAAAATCTATTGTTATCATGTTACCTATTGGTGCTGAAGGGGCAGCACTTAAATATGCAGTAAAAGCTATTGACTCAGGTTTAAATGTTGTATGTTCTTTTAGGTCATTACCGGTGTCTGAAAATCCTTCTTTATCTAAATTTGCTAGTGCAAAAAATGTGCAAATTAAAGAAATTGGTCCTAGATTAGATGTTGTTGAAAAAATTGCAGGTATTGCTCCTGAAAGATCTTGTGAAGTATTACCAAAAATATCTTATACTCCTAAAGCACCTGTAATTTTTGTAGGTGGAACTTCTCAAGAATGTGGAAAAAGGACTACTACTAAAGCATTAGGTATTGAATCAGCTAAAAGGGGTTTAACTCCAGCTATCATATCCACTGATGAAATGGGTTTAGAAGAACCTACTGATTTTAATTTTAGAGCAGGAAGTTTATCTGCTATGGATGTTCCTGCTGCTGTTTTAAGTGCAATTAAATATGTTGAAGAAGTTAAAAATCCAGATATTATTTTTATTGAAGGTCAATCTAGTTTAACTGAAAAAGGAAATCCTCATCCAAGAGGATTATCTGCAGCTATTTTGATTGGTGCTGCTCCTGATGCAGTTATTATTGGTCACAGACCTAATCATCCATATAGGGAACCAAGAGGTATTGTAGAAGAAATTAGAGCTATTGAAGCTGTAGAACCTACTAAAGTTGTTGGTATTTCTATAAATCTTAAAAATGCAGGTTTAGATATGGATGAATGCTACTTTGAGCATACCTATGGTTTACCAGTTCAAGATGTTTATAATAATGGGGCCTCAAAGTTATTAGATGCTATATTTGATTTCTTGGAGGAAAAGGAATGA
- a CDS encoding cell division protein SepF: MSFLDDVKRSLGFEERGYDEGSLASDYRQGYYDDDIIISPEHSLYKIMLMRPKTLDDVNYIVDQLLNENNPIILDLSFLEKESPANFKLAGDKIKELRENYGAAALLLSQCEDKNLIIIAPSNIDLVKVG, from the coding sequence ATGAGTTTTTTAGATGATGTTAAAAGAAGTTTAGGCTTTGAAGAAAGAGGGTATGATGAAGGAAGTTTAGCTAGTGATTATAGGCAAGGTTATTATGATGATGATATAATTATCTCCCCAGAACATTCCTTGTATAAAATAATGTTAATGCGTCCTAAAACTCTTGATGATGTTAATTATATTGTTGATCAGCTTTTAAATGAAAATAATCCAATTATTTTGGATTTATCATTTTTAGAAAAAGAAAGTCCTGCTAATTTTAAACTTGCTGGCGATAAAATTAAAGAATTAAGAGAAAATTATGGTGCTGCAGCATTACTTCTCTCTCAATGTGAAGATAAAAATTTAATTATTATTGCTCCAAGTAACATTGATTTAGTTAAAGTAGGATAA
- a CDS encoding TatD family hydrolase, whose translation MIDTHTHVDARSSEDFEMMYLSGIDTIVTCGFYPYKLTNETVLLNHLERILHYDTKRVGEYGIDLKVALGIHPANTEIKPDLIYENLYKWIENKDIIAIGEIGLEDLTEEEYQIFKGQLDIAEETKTPVIVHTPRKNKKKVLKEILTILPDHISPELVVIDHVNQNIVGELIDTDYTLGLTVQPQKMDKEEAIAILKEYGFDRFLLNSDMSNKPSDPLSVAKTVRELQRLDFEKKEIEKVASKNAKKFYKI comes from the coding sequence ATGATTGACACACATACACATGTAGATGCACGAAGTAGTGAAGATTTTGAGATGATGTATTTATCTGGAATAGATACCATAGTAACCTGCGGTTTTTACCCATATAAGCTTACAAATGAAACCGTTCTTTTAAATCATTTAGAGAGAATACTACACTATGATACAAAAAGAGTTGGAGAATATGGAATTGATTTGAAAGTTGCTCTTGGAATCCATCCAGCAAATACTGAAATAAAACCAGATTTAATCTATGAAAATCTCTACAAATGGATAGAAAATAAAGACATCATAGCTATTGGAGAAATTGGACTTGAAGATTTAACAGAAGAAGAATACCAAATATTTAAAGGCCAATTGGATATTGCAGAAGAGACAAAAACACCCGTTATTGTCCATACTCCACGTAAAAATAAAAAGAAAGTACTTAAGGAAATATTGACTATTCTTCCAGACCATATAAGCCCAGAACTAGTTGTAATAGACCATGTAAATCAGAATATTGTTGGTGAATTAATAGATACCGATTACACATTAGGTTTAACAGTTCAACCTCAAAAAATGGACAAAGAAGAAGCAATAGCTATTTTAAAAGAATATGGATTTGACAGATTTCTATTAAATAGTGATATGAGCAATAAACCATCAGATCCTCTTTCAGTAGCAAAAACAGTGCGTGAACTTCAAAGATTAGATTTTGAAAAAAAAGAAATAGAAAAAGTTGCATCAAAAAATGCAAAAAAATTTTATAAAATTTAA
- a CDS encoding helix-turn-helix transcriptional regulator has translation MFEIKEKSSLEIYENVSEEIKYVSNSFIRLDIVETLFSESKTMKEINSDTGLSYSSISSNIHNLELEGYVFREFNRYHLSNIMNIYFENILDLQMTITTLDNLRLFFNNHCVNELPKNAILNLFLLKNSYLLESDEINIYKTRNFILDSLNNAAYVKGILPNTFSTMDEKLNELVSKNKNVELLISDEIYDNFCKNMDFKPNLKVNSFKNKSNFSLLITDEVIMLSLFRLDGIFDQNRLLISKTEGGKKWANVLFEEFKNKIK, from the coding sequence ATGTTTGAAATAAAAGAAAAAAGTAGTTTGGAGATATATGAAAATGTTTCTGAGGAGATTAAATATGTTTCTAATTCCTTTATACGCTTAGATATAGTTGAAACATTATTTTCAGAATCAAAAACTATGAAAGAAATTAATTCAGATACAGGATTAAGTTACAGTTCCATATCTAGTAATATTCATAATTTGGAACTTGAAGGCTATGTTTTTAGGGAATTTAATAGATATCATCTTTCCAATATAATGAATATATATTTTGAAAATATTTTGGACCTTCAAATGACAATAACTACTTTAGATAATTTAAGATTGTTTTTTAATAATCATTGTGTTAATGAATTGCCTAAAAATGCTATTTTAAATCTATTTCTACTAAAAAATTCTTATTTGTTAGAGTCTGATGAAATTAATATTTATAAAACTAGAAATTTCATATTGGATTCTTTAAATAATGCCGCTTATGTAAAGGGGATTTTACCAAACACTTTTTCAACAATGGATGAAAAATTAAATGAGTTAGTATCCAAAAATAAAAATGTTGAACTTTTAATATCTGATGAAATCTATGATAATTTCTGTAAAAATATGGATTTTAAACCTAATTTAAAGGTAAACTCCTTTAAAAACAAGTCTAATTTTTCATTATTAATAACAGATGAAGTTATAATGTTATCTTTATTTAGGTTAGATGGGATTTTTGACCAGAATAGATTATTAATTTCAAAAACAGAAGGTGGTAAAAAGTGGGCCAATGTATTATTTGAGGAATTTAAAAATAAAATAAAATAA